From Streptomyces sp. CMB-StM0423, a single genomic window includes:
- a CDS encoding ABC transporter permease codes for MNLRPLLRRLPAVLVAGAAVGVWYLISMVVLAEDRRFLFPPPHDVVRVGFLDGDNRAELLDALLLSAQVASLGLLISAVGAIAMAILMSQARWLERSLFPYFVVLQVTPILALVPLFGFWWGYGFSTRVLVCVIIAFFPILTSTLFGIRSADSSYHDLFRLQHAGRLTRLWKLQLPAALPHIFTGLRIAAGMSVVGAIVGDFFFRQGQPGIGVLIDLYQSRLQSEQLLAAVLVSSLFGVLVFWFFGRLARIVVGGWHESADEPGARS; via the coding sequence ATGAACCTGCGCCCGCTGCTCCGGAGGCTGCCCGCCGTGCTGGTGGCCGGTGCCGCCGTGGGCGTGTGGTACCTGATCAGCATGGTGGTGCTGGCCGAGGACCGGCGCTTCCTCTTTCCGCCGCCGCACGACGTGGTGCGGGTGGGGTTCCTCGACGGCGACAACCGCGCCGAACTCCTCGACGCCCTGCTGCTGTCCGCGCAGGTCGCCTCGCTGGGGCTGCTCATCTCGGCGGTCGGGGCGATCGCGATGGCGATCCTGATGAGCCAGGCCCGGTGGCTGGAACGTTCCCTCTTCCCGTACTTCGTCGTGCTCCAGGTGACGCCGATCCTCGCCCTGGTCCCGCTCTTCGGCTTCTGGTGGGGCTACGGGTTCTCCACCCGGGTGCTCGTCTGCGTCATCATCGCCTTCTTCCCCATCCTCACCAGCACGCTCTTCGGCATCCGCTCCGCCGACTCCTCGTACCACGACCTGTTCCGGCTCCAGCACGCCGGCCGGCTGACGCGGCTGTGGAAGCTCCAACTGCCCGCCGCGCTGCCGCACATCTTCACCGGGCTGCGGATCGCCGCCGGGATGTCCGTGGTCGGCGCCATCGTCGGCGATTTCTTCTTCCGCCAGGGGCAGCCGGGCATCGGGGTGCTGATCGACCTCTACCAGTCGCGGCTGCAGTCCGAGCAGTTGCTCGCGGCGGTGCTGGTCTCCTCGCTCTTCGGCGTGCTGGTCTTCTGGTTCTTCGGCCGGCTCGCCCGGATCGTCGTCGGGGGCTGGCACGAGTCCGCGGACGAACCGGGCGCCAGGAGCTGA
- a CDS encoding SAM-dependent methyltransferase, with amino-acid sequence MSDNGIADGPHGTSPLPDPTAPHASRTYDYHLGGSDNLGPDRALVDEVESTFMPDVKMRVRAQRLFLERAVRYLVGEAGIRQILDIGCGLPQRRMPNVHEIAHGIAPDTRIVYVDYNPVAVAHMQALHSDGILTVAFAGDVRKPELILTHPDTRAVLDLDRPVAVLMVGLLHFLLDEEDPADLVARVRRGVVPGSYLAASQISAELDSRVSLLTKAWARGATPMVERGRAELERITDGWETVDPGVVVAHRWRPRHPDRTEGNAYTLVAVKP; translated from the coding sequence ATGAGCGACAACGGCATAGCCGACGGCCCCCACGGCACGTCGCCCCTGCCCGACCCCACGGCCCCCCACGCCTCCCGCACGTACGATTACCACCTCGGCGGCAGCGACAACCTCGGCCCGGACCGCGCGCTGGTGGACGAGGTCGAGTCCACCTTCATGCCGGACGTGAAGATGCGCGTACGCGCCCAGCGGCTCTTCCTGGAACGGGCCGTGCGCTACCTGGTCGGGGAGGCCGGCATCCGCCAGATCCTCGACATCGGCTGCGGCCTGCCGCAACGGCGCATGCCCAACGTCCACGAGATCGCGCACGGCATCGCCCCCGACACCCGGATCGTCTACGTCGACTACAACCCGGTCGCCGTGGCGCACATGCAGGCCCTGCACAGCGACGGGATCCTGACCGTCGCCTTCGCCGGCGACGTCCGGAAACCCGAGCTGATCCTCACCCACCCGGACACCCGCGCCGTGCTGGACCTCGACCGGCCCGTGGCCGTGCTCATGGTCGGGCTGCTGCACTTCCTGCTCGACGAGGAGGACCCGGCGGACCTGGTGGCGCGGGTCCGCCGCGGGGTCGTCCCGGGCAGTTACCTCGCCGCGTCCCAGATATCGGCCGAACTCGACTCCCGGGTCAGCCTGCTCACCAAGGCGTGGGCGCGCGGGGCGACGCCGATGGTGGAGCGCGGCCGCGCCGAGCTGGAGCGGATCACCGACGGGTGGGAGACGGTCGACCCCGGCGTCGTGGTCGCGCACCGCTGGCGCCCCCGGCACCCGGACCGTACCGAGGGAAACGCCTACACGCTGGTGGCCGTCAAGCCATGA
- a CDS encoding ABC transporter ATP-binding protein, which translates to MTVADADEAAPVSGTGPVLSLGAVEKQFPDGTRALDPVDLDVGAGEFVSVVGPSGCGKTTLLRIAAGLVQPTAGAVAARADRLGYVFQDPTLLPWRSVRTNVELFGELRGVPRAERRKRADAALELVGLTDFAGHRPRALSGGMRMRVSLARSLTLRPELFLLDEPFGTLDEITRERLDDDLLRLFAAERFAAVFVTHSVLEAVYLSTRVLVMSPRPGRVCGEFTVPFGYPRTESLRYDPELNRIAAEVSACMRASAR; encoded by the coding sequence ATGACCGTCGCTGACGCCGACGAGGCCGCACCCGTGTCCGGTACGGGACCCGTCCTCTCCCTCGGCGCCGTCGAGAAGCAGTTCCCCGACGGCACCCGCGCGCTCGACCCCGTCGACCTCGACGTCGGCGCCGGCGAGTTCGTGTCCGTCGTCGGCCCCTCCGGCTGCGGCAAGACCACCCTGCTGCGCATCGCCGCGGGCCTCGTCCAGCCCACCGCCGGCGCCGTGGCCGCACGCGCCGACCGCCTCGGCTACGTCTTCCAGGACCCGACCCTGCTGCCCTGGCGCTCGGTGCGCACGAACGTCGAGCTCTTCGGCGAACTGCGCGGCGTCCCGCGCGCCGAGCGGCGCAAGCGCGCCGACGCCGCGCTGGAGCTGGTCGGCCTCACCGACTTCGCCGGCCACCGGCCCCGCGCGCTGTCGGGCGGCATGCGCATGCGCGTCTCCCTGGCCCGCTCCCTCACGCTGCGCCCCGAGCTGTTCCTGCTGGACGAGCCGTTCGGCACCCTGGACGAGATCACCCGCGAGCGGCTGGACGACGACCTGCTGCGGCTCTTCGCCGCCGAGCGGTTCGCGGCCGTCTTCGTCACGCACTCCGTGCTGGAGGCGGTCTACCTGTCCACCAGGGTCCTGGTGATGTCCCCCCGGCCCGGGCGCGTCTGCGGCGAGTTCACCGTCCCGTTCGGCTATCCGCGGACCGAGAGCCTGCGCTACGACCCCGAGCTGAACCGCATCGCGGCCGAGGTGTCCGCCTGCATGCGCGCCTCCGCCCGCTGA
- a CDS encoding chitinase codes for MQSAISRTLRLFGIGLTLVLAAQLPAAAATPPEPAGTAASGTTAAAPAAAETCPAKPKPAGKVLQGYWENWDGAANGVHPPFGWTPLTNPDLRTHGYNVINAAFPVILSDGTVKWEDGMDSTVKVATPAEMCAAKASGATILMSLGGAAAGVDLSSSAVADRVIATLVPILKQYNFDGIDIDIETGLVGSGNINQLSPSQANLIRIIDGVLAQMPPGFGLTMAPETAYVTGGSVVYGSIWGAYLPVIKKYADNGRLWWLNMQYYNGSMYGCSGDSYQAGTVQGFVAQTECLNRGLVVQGTTIRVPYDKQAPGLPAQPGAGGGHMAPGLVSQAWSHFGGALKGLMTWSINWDGSRGWSFGDNVKSLQGR; via the coding sequence ATGCAGTCTGCGATCAGCCGGACGCTGCGTCTCTTCGGCATCGGCCTCACGCTGGTGCTCGCCGCCCAGCTCCCCGCCGCGGCGGCGACCCCGCCGGAACCGGCCGGGACGGCGGCATCGGGAACGACGGCGGCAGCACCCGCGGCGGCCGAGACCTGTCCCGCCAAACCCAAGCCCGCGGGCAAGGTCCTCCAGGGCTACTGGGAGAACTGGGACGGCGCCGCCAACGGCGTCCATCCGCCGTTCGGCTGGACGCCCCTCACCAACCCCGACCTCCGCACCCACGGCTACAACGTCATCAACGCCGCCTTCCCCGTCATCCTCTCGGACGGCACGGTCAAGTGGGAGGACGGCATGGACAGCACGGTGAAGGTCGCCACCCCGGCCGAGATGTGCGCGGCCAAGGCGAGCGGCGCCACCATCCTCATGTCGCTCGGCGGCGCCGCGGCCGGCGTCGACCTCAGCTCCAGCGCCGTCGCCGACCGGGTGATCGCCACCCTTGTGCCGATCCTCAAGCAGTACAACTTCGACGGCATCGACATCGACATCGAGACCGGCCTCGTCGGCAGCGGCAACATCAACCAGCTCTCCCCCTCGCAGGCCAACCTCATCCGCATCATCGACGGCGTGCTCGCCCAGATGCCCCCCGGCTTCGGCCTGACGATGGCCCCCGAGACGGCGTACGTCACCGGCGGCAGCGTGGTCTACGGCTCGATCTGGGGCGCGTACCTGCCGGTCATCAAGAAGTACGCCGACAACGGCCGGCTGTGGTGGCTCAACATGCAGTACTACAACGGCAGCATGTACGGCTGCTCCGGCGACTCGTACCAGGCGGGCACCGTCCAGGGCTTCGTCGCCCAGACCGAGTGCCTGAACCGCGGCCTCGTCGTGCAGGGCACCACCATCCGCGTCCCGTACGACAAGCAGGCCCCCGGTCTGCCCGCCCAGCCCGGCGCGGGCGGCGGCCACATGGCGCCCGGCCTCGTCTCCCAGGCGTGGAGCCACTTCGGCGGCGCCCTCAAGGGCCTGATGACCTGGTCGATCAACTGGGACGGCTCGCGCGGCTGGTCCTTCGGCGACAACGTCAAGTCGCTGCAGGGCCGCTGA
- a CDS encoding glycoside hydrolase family 2 TIM barrel-domain containing protein, which produces MDLMHDPALPAHEDPAPGTGTLPPRAWYARSDAARLPLNGAWRFRLSPTATTHDTSFADPGHDTSGWDEIAVPGHWVLQGGGRHGAPAYTNTPYPFPVDPPRVPDGNPTGDHLRTFDLPGGWPAAPLPADGPADGETLLRFDGVDSHARVWLNGTELGEFKGSRLPHEFAVGTLLRPAGNVLAVRVHQWSSGSYLEDQDQWWLPGIFRDVTLLHRPAGAVRDFFVHASYDHVAGTGTLRVDCAPGGRVTLPELGVDIATGESVTLPAEPWTAELPRLYAAELATAGERIPLRVGFRTVAVEDGVLRVNGRRILLRGVNRHEFHPEHGRAVDEETMRADVLLMKRHNVNAVRTSHYPPHPAFLDLCDELGLWVVDECDLETHGFGALGWRGNPVADERWTPALLDRAARMVERDKNHPSVIMWSLGNECGSGAGLTAMADWIRGRDPGRLLHYEGDPTSRDTDVYSRMYADHDEVRRIGERTEDSLEEPALDARRRAQPFVLCEYAHAMGNGPGGLADYQRLFETYERCQGGFVWEWIDHGIAHPELGFAYGGDFGEELHDGAFVCDGLVFPDRTPSPGLTEFGHVVQPVRIEPGDSPGQAVVTNLHDFAGLDHLAFSWSYAVDGAETEGGPAPVPPLAPGESAKVELPAPGNPPAGEAQWTVTARLAADTAWAPAGHVVAHGQWSAAPRPPLARPAGAAPVRDDALIRLGPAAFDARTGEPRTLAGVPVEGLRLEVWRAPTDNDHGAGWLPETELARRWRKAGLHRMRHRTDAVEAADGGLTVRTRVAPAATDLGLAAEFRWTADGDRVALTVSVTPEGDWRVPLPRLGIRLTLPAAYGAVRWYGGGPGEAYPDTGTAALLGRWSASVDELQTPYVRPQENGARARVRWAELTGAGAGAGLRVEGEPEFALTARRWTTAELDAATHRPDLVPGDRVHVTLDHDRHGIGSASCGPGVLPQYELAARPAAFTFVFSAA; this is translated from the coding sequence ATGGATCTCATGCACGATCCGGCTCTCCCCGCCCACGAAGACCCCGCACCCGGCACCGGCACCCTGCCGCCGCGCGCGTGGTACGCCCGCTCCGACGCCGCCCGGCTGCCGCTGAACGGGGCCTGGCGCTTCCGGCTCTCCCCCACGGCCACCACCCACGACACGTCCTTCGCGGACCCCGGCCACGACACCTCCGGCTGGGACGAGATCGCCGTCCCCGGCCACTGGGTGCTCCAGGGCGGCGGCCGGCACGGCGCCCCCGCGTACACCAACACCCCCTACCCGTTCCCCGTCGACCCGCCGCGGGTGCCGGACGGGAACCCGACCGGCGACCACCTGCGCACCTTCGACCTGCCCGGCGGCTGGCCCGCCGCCCCGCTGCCCGCGGACGGCCCTGCGGACGGAGAAACCCTGCTGCGCTTCGACGGCGTGGACTCGCACGCGCGGGTCTGGCTCAACGGCACGGAGCTGGGCGAGTTCAAGGGCTCCCGGCTGCCGCACGAGTTCGCCGTCGGCACGCTGCTGCGCCCCGCGGGCAACGTGCTGGCCGTCCGCGTCCACCAGTGGTCCTCCGGCTCGTACCTGGAGGACCAGGACCAGTGGTGGCTGCCCGGCATCTTCCGCGACGTCACGCTGCTGCACCGGCCCGCGGGCGCCGTCCGCGACTTCTTCGTGCACGCCTCGTACGACCACGTGGCCGGCACCGGCACCCTGCGGGTGGACTGCGCGCCCGGCGGCCGGGTCACCCTGCCGGAGCTGGGCGTCGACATCGCCACCGGCGAGTCCGTCACGCTGCCGGCCGAGCCGTGGACCGCGGAGCTGCCGCGGCTGTACGCGGCCGAGCTGGCCACCGCGGGCGAGCGGATCCCGCTGCGGGTGGGCTTCCGCACCGTGGCCGTCGAGGACGGCGTGCTCCGGGTCAACGGCCGCCGCATCCTGCTGCGCGGCGTCAACCGGCACGAGTTCCACCCCGAGCACGGCCGCGCCGTCGACGAGGAGACGATGCGCGCGGACGTGCTGCTGATGAAGCGGCACAACGTCAACGCCGTGCGCACCAGCCACTACCCGCCGCACCCCGCGTTCCTCGACCTCTGCGACGAGCTGGGGCTGTGGGTGGTCGACGAGTGCGACCTGGAGACCCACGGCTTCGGCGCCCTCGGCTGGCGCGGCAACCCCGTCGCCGACGAGCGCTGGACCCCGGCGCTGCTGGACCGCGCCGCGCGCATGGTCGAGCGGGACAAGAACCACCCGTCGGTCATCATGTGGTCGCTGGGCAACGAGTGCGGCTCCGGCGCGGGACTGACGGCCATGGCCGACTGGATCCGCGGCCGCGACCCCGGCCGGCTCCTGCACTACGAGGGCGACCCGACCAGCCGCGACACCGACGTCTACTCGCGGATGTACGCCGACCACGACGAGGTCCGCCGCATCGGCGAGCGCACCGAGGACTCCCTCGAAGAACCGGCGCTGGACGCCCGCCGCCGGGCGCAGCCGTTCGTGCTCTGCGAGTACGCGCACGCCATGGGCAACGGCCCCGGCGGACTGGCGGACTACCAGCGGCTGTTCGAGACGTACGAGCGCTGCCAGGGCGGCTTCGTCTGGGAGTGGATCGACCACGGCATCGCCCACCCGGAGCTGGGCTTCGCCTACGGCGGCGACTTCGGCGAGGAGCTGCACGACGGCGCCTTCGTCTGTGACGGCCTGGTCTTCCCCGACCGCACGCCGTCGCCGGGTCTCACCGAGTTCGGCCACGTCGTCCAGCCGGTGCGCATCGAGCCCGGGGACTCGCCGGGACAGGCCGTCGTCACCAACCTGCACGACTTCGCCGGCCTGGACCACCTCGCGTTCTCCTGGTCGTACGCCGTGGACGGCGCGGAGACGGAGGGCGGCCCGGCGCCGGTGCCGCCGCTGGCGCCGGGCGAGAGCGCGAAGGTCGAGCTGCCCGCGCCCGGCAACCCGCCCGCGGGCGAGGCGCAGTGGACCGTCACCGCGCGGCTCGCCGCGGACACCGCGTGGGCGCCGGCGGGGCACGTCGTGGCGCACGGGCAGTGGTCCGCCGCGCCGCGCCCGCCGCTCGCGCGGCCCGCGGGGGCGGCGCCCGTACGCGACGACGCGCTGATCCGGCTCGGCCCCGCGGCGTTCGACGCGCGGACGGGCGAGCCGAGGACCCTGGCCGGGGTGCCGGTGGAGGGGCTGCGGCTGGAGGTGTGGCGGGCGCCGACGGACAACGACCACGGCGCCGGCTGGCTGCCCGAGACGGAGCTGGCGCGCCGCTGGCGCAAGGCGGGGCTGCACCGGATGCGGCACCGGACGGACGCGGTGGAGGCCGCGGACGGCGGGCTGACGGTCCGTACCCGGGTGGCGCCCGCGGCCACCGACCTGGGTCTCGCCGCCGAGTTCCGCTGGACCGCGGACGGGGACCGGGTGGCGCTGACCGTGTCGGTGACGCCGGAGGGCGACTGGCGGGTGCCGCTGCCGCGGCTCGGGATCCGCCTCACGCTGCCCGCCGCGTACGGCGCGGTGCGCTGGTACGGCGGCGGCCCCGGCGAGGCGTACCCGGACACGGGCACGGCGGCGCTCCTGGGGCGGTGGTCGGCGAGCGTCGACGAGTTGCAGACGCCGTACGTCCGCCCGCAGGAGAACGGCGCGCGGGCCCGGGTGCGCTGGGCGGAGCTGACGGGCGCCGGGGCCGGTGCGGGGCTGCGGGTCGAGGGCGAGCCGGAGTTCGCGCTGACGGCCAGGCGCTGGACCACGGCGGAGCTGGACGCCGCGACGCACCGCCCCGACCTGGTGCCGGGCGACCGGGTGCACGTGACGCTCGACCACGACCGCCACGGCATCGGCTCGGCGTCCTGCGGTCCCGGCGTGCTGCCGCAGTACGAACTGGCGGCGCGCCCCGCGGCGTTCACGTTCGTCTTCTCCGCCGCGTAG
- a CDS encoding S8 family peptidase — protein MHEMRLTPTPLRRAATVLTALGLAAGLQLAAGTGANSAPADGDLRLAPAATAVDGQWIVVLKNGEVAKSDTRSVAGDLAGTADVRPEHVYRTALRGFSAEMSKAEAAEVARDPRVAYVEQDAVVRTAETQTNATWGLDRIDQRDLPLSTTYTYNTTAANVTAYIIDTGIRTTHSEFGGRASVGTDTVGGGQNGQDCNGHGTHVAGTVGGKTYGVAKQAKLVAVRVLNCSGSGTTAGVVAGIDWVTANATSPSVANMSLGGGASTTLDDAVKRSVASGVTYAIAAGNGDIFGTPQNACNYSPARVPEAITVGATDNTDRRASWSNFGTCLDLFAPGVSITSGWYTSDTATNTISGTSMATPHTAGVAALYLQGNPSASPAQVSQAIVNGSTPNKVQDPRTGSPNRLLYSLF, from the coding sequence GTGCACGAGATGAGACTCACCCCCACACCCCTGCGCCGCGCGGCCACCGTGCTCACCGCGCTCGGCCTCGCCGCCGGCCTCCAACTGGCCGCCGGCACCGGCGCGAACAGCGCACCCGCCGACGGCGACCTCCGGCTCGCCCCGGCCGCCACGGCCGTCGACGGCCAGTGGATCGTCGTGCTGAAGAACGGCGAGGTCGCCAAGTCCGACACCCGCTCCGTGGCCGGCGACCTGGCGGGCACCGCGGACGTCAGGCCCGAGCACGTCTACCGCACCGCGCTGCGCGGCTTCTCCGCCGAGATGAGCAAGGCGGAGGCGGCCGAGGTGGCCCGCGACCCGCGGGTGGCGTACGTCGAGCAGGACGCCGTCGTACGGACCGCGGAGACCCAGACCAACGCCACCTGGGGCCTGGACCGCATCGACCAGCGCGACCTGCCGCTGAGCACCACGTACACGTACAACACCACCGCGGCGAACGTCACCGCGTACATCATCGACACCGGCATCCGCACCACGCACAGCGAGTTCGGCGGCCGCGCCTCGGTCGGCACCGACACCGTCGGCGGCGGCCAGAACGGCCAGGACTGCAACGGCCACGGCACCCACGTCGCGGGCACCGTCGGCGGCAAGACGTACGGCGTCGCCAAGCAGGCGAAGCTCGTCGCCGTACGCGTCCTGAACTGCAGCGGCTCCGGCACCACCGCCGGCGTCGTCGCCGGCATCGACTGGGTGACCGCCAACGCCACCAGCCCGTCCGTGGCCAACATGAGCCTCGGCGGCGGCGCCAGCACCACGCTCGACGACGCCGTCAAGCGCTCCGTCGCCTCCGGCGTCACGTACGCGATCGCCGCCGGCAACGGCGACATCTTCGGCACCCCGCAGAACGCCTGCAACTACTCGCCGGCGCGGGTGCCCGAGGCCATCACGGTCGGCGCCACGGACAACACCGACCGGCGTGCCTCGTGGTCCAACTTCGGCACCTGCCTGGACCTGTTCGCGCCCGGCGTGAGCATCACCTCCGGCTGGTACACCTCGGACACGGCCACGAACACCATCTCCGGCACCTCGATGGCCACCCCGCACACCGCGGGCGTCGCCGCGCTGTACCTCCAGGGCAACCCCTCCGCCAGCCCCGCCCAGGTCAGCCAGGCCATCGTGAACGGCTCCACGCCGAACAAGGTGCAGGACCCGCGCACCGGTTCGCCGAACCGGCTGCTCTACTCGCTGTTCTGA
- a CDS encoding LysR family transcriptional regulator has translation MRIQQLEYVAAVTRFGSLRRAADALHLSQPALSETVRNLERELGVDLLDRRRSGARISDAGRELLPHIAAVLDAVDLLRRAADEQHRVSRSIRLGTGGAVAAPLLAPAVREFRAGHPQTGVEIVAGAEDAVRRGLVEGGLDLGLVVRLAGEEPYPDLHDTELLRGRPVVCLSPGSPLAELDEIGAVELLAEPLVGARSGCLVHRLLHRLGAVRPPLPAYAADTPDAAKHLVAEGLGVTVLPDFGVVGDPLERHGAVTWRPLAGAAVPAVHLMLWRSRTRAIPPAARALHDALATAAAAAGPVTA, from the coding sequence GTGCGCATACAGCAACTGGAATACGTGGCCGCGGTGACCCGGTTCGGTTCTCTGCGGCGTGCCGCCGATGCGCTGCATCTGTCGCAGCCGGCGCTCAGCGAGACCGTACGGAATCTGGAGCGCGAACTCGGCGTCGACCTGCTGGACCGGCGCCGCTCCGGGGCCCGGATCAGTGACGCCGGGCGGGAGTTGCTGCCGCACATCGCCGCCGTGCTCGACGCCGTGGACCTGCTGCGGCGGGCCGCCGACGAGCAGCACCGGGTCAGCCGGTCGATCCGGCTCGGCACCGGCGGCGCGGTCGCCGCGCCGCTGCTGGCGCCGGCCGTGCGGGAGTTCCGGGCCGGCCATCCGCAGACCGGGGTGGAGATCGTCGCGGGCGCCGAGGACGCCGTACGCCGCGGGCTCGTCGAGGGCGGGCTCGACCTGGGGCTCGTCGTCCGGCTCGCGGGCGAGGAGCCGTACCCCGACCTGCACGACACCGAACTGCTGCGCGGCCGCCCGGTGGTGTGCCTGAGCCCCGGCAGCCCGCTGGCGGAGCTGGACGAGATCGGTGCCGTGGAACTGCTCGCCGAGCCGCTGGTCGGGGCGCGCTCCGGCTGCCTCGTGCACCGGCTGCTGCACCGCCTCGGGGCCGTCCGCCCGCCGCTGCCCGCGTACGCGGCCGACACCCCCGACGCGGCGAAGCACCTCGTCGCCGAAGGGCTGGGGGTGACCGTGCTGCCGGACTTCGGGGTCGTCGGCGATCCGCTGGAGCGGCACGGCGCGGTCACCTGGCGGCCCCTCGCCGGTGCCGCCGTCCCCGCGGTGCACCTGATGCTCTGGCGCAGCCGTACCCGGGCCATCCCGCCCGCCGCCCGCGCGCTGCACGACGCCCTCGCCACCGCTGCCGCGGCGGCCGGGCCAGTAACCGCCTGA
- a CDS encoding LLM class flavin-dependent oxidoreductase produces MGRITHTGDQEDHVAAADVTAPDAQDEIRGRVGGSAPVPLSVLDLATVGAGYTATDALRTGAALARIAEARGFHRYWVAEHHSMPGVASSSPAVILAHLAAHTTTIRLGSGGVMLPNHAPLVVAEQFGTLEALAPGRVDLGLGRAPGTDGATAAALRRTDRLREGAEEFPQQLAELIRFLDDDFPDGHPYRRIHAVPGPVQGKAAGGVQSVHRPPVWLLGSSMFSARLAAELGLPFAFAHHFAGQHTGPALELYREAFQPSAALSAPYALIGVSVMAAEDDREARRQVMAGALNMLRLRTGRPGLVPSPEEAESYGFSPLEREFADSWIGNVVYGTPDEVTTGLDDLRKRTGADELMLTTNVHGPAARLRSYELIADAYGMPAGAAAEK; encoded by the coding sequence ATGGGGAGGATCACACACACCGGAGACCAGGAGGACCACGTGGCGGCAGCGGACGTGACGGCACCCGACGCGCAGGACGAGATACGGGGCCGGGTGGGCGGCTCCGCCCCCGTGCCGCTGTCGGTGCTGGACCTGGCCACGGTGGGCGCCGGGTACACCGCGACCGACGCGCTGCGCACCGGGGCCGCGCTGGCCAGGATCGCCGAGGCGCGCGGCTTCCACCGCTACTGGGTCGCCGAGCACCACTCGATGCCAGGCGTCGCGTCCTCCTCGCCCGCCGTGATCCTGGCGCACCTGGCCGCGCACACGACGACCATCCGGCTCGGCTCCGGCGGCGTGATGCTGCCCAACCACGCGCCGCTGGTCGTCGCCGAGCAGTTCGGCACGCTGGAGGCGCTGGCCCCGGGCCGCGTCGACCTGGGCCTGGGCCGCGCGCCCGGCACGGACGGCGCGACGGCGGCGGCGCTGCGCCGCACGGACCGGCTGCGCGAGGGCGCGGAGGAGTTCCCGCAGCAGTTGGCGGAGCTGATCCGGTTCCTCGACGACGACTTCCCCGACGGGCATCCGTACCGCAGGATCCACGCGGTGCCGGGCCCGGTGCAGGGCAAGGCGGCCGGCGGCGTGCAGTCGGTGCACCGGCCGCCGGTGTGGCTGCTGGGCTCGTCGATGTTCAGCGCCCGGCTCGCCGCCGAGCTGGGGCTGCCCTTCGCGTTCGCGCACCACTTCGCCGGGCAGCACACGGGACCCGCGCTGGAGCTGTACCGCGAGGCGTTCCAGCCGTCGGCCGCACTCTCCGCCCCGTACGCCCTGATCGGCGTCTCGGTCATGGCCGCGGAGGACGACCGGGAGGCGCGGCGGCAGGTCATGGCGGGCGCGCTGAACATGCTGCGGCTGCGCACCGGCAGGCCCGGCCTGGTGCCCTCGCCGGAGGAGGCGGAGTCCTACGGGTTCAGCCCGCTGGAGCGGGAGTTCGCCGACTCCTGGATCGGCAACGTGGTGTACGGCACCCCGGACGAGGTGACCACCGGTCTCGACGACCTGCGCAAGCGCACGGGCGCCGACGAGCTGATGCTCACCACGAACGTGCACGGGCCCGCGGCGCGGCTGCGCTCGTACGAGCTGATCGCCGACGCCTACGGCATGCCGGCCGGCGCGGCGGCGGAGAAGTAG